The DNA sequence ATCCGAGCTTGCAGCGTAGAGAGTTGATTCAGTAGATTCGCGAGTTGATGAACATCCATCGATCCAGGCAGCAGTGGATTTGAGGATCTATCAGTTGGATCTCGGCCGGCGTCAGTTATTGTTCACCGCGATTTCCAACTTTCGATCGAGATCAAAAACGTCGGGAGATTAAAGACAAGGAATGTTGGAGAATTGATTCAGAGATTCATCGATGAACTCGCAGAGGCGAATTCAGAACTTTCTCTCCTAAACTCGTTGATCGAAAACTATCACCTcatccacgctcaccgcaccatgtgaAACGTGCACAGAGGTGATGAGCTCTCATCAATCTCTGTTGAGTGAGTTCCAGAGAGAAGGCATGAATGGAGATGAGAAGGTAAAGAatcagaaagaaagagagaggaggAGCGAAGAACTGagatgaagagagagagagaatggaaagagggTTCTTGAATGTGAAATTGGAGAAAAATGAATTAAGCAAGGAAAAAGAACCTCTGCAGTTAGTTACATTGTGTGAATATACATGTCCAGCCAATTAACAATTCCCTCAACTAACTTAATCAACTTGTCAAAAATGTCTAAGAGCTAACTAACTAATTACTTTAGTTACCAACTAATGCATGTACATGCTAACCAATTAAATCAGTAAGTTTTTAACTAAGTTGAATGTATGCTGAATGAGTGAATCAAGTCACAGCAATGGAGGCTAACGATGGGAGAAGAgatagaagagagaagagagagtgatGATGCAAACATGAGAAGAGATTCGAATTAGGCTTTAGATCACATTTATCGtcgaattttttaataataaatctgATAGTAAATTCGACAATTTTCAGCAAATTTTTACAGTGTTAATATTacttaaatataaatacaaaaagttaaattttataaattattttatatgaaaGATTGTTGCGTGgttaatgtttttttttcttaaatttgaaTCGATATTAACGAAACCTCTCTTAACGTAATGCAATGGTTCATGATTTTTTCGGGAGGAATGATAGGgtgccagcaatttttgtgatttgtagccatcaaatagctatcaatgatggttttaatggtgtgagattggtgtaaaattttatctaataacTCACTTTTCTTTATTGGTTACATACTaaccaaaatttaacaaaattgctgGGACTTTTCATTTTTTCGGAAGAAAAGGAGTGAACACCCAACCCGGTCCCTGTCCTTTTACTCGATGGACATCACGGCCCTTGTCCAAAAAAAAGAGACATATCGGTCCCTATCCCATACTTTTGTGGGACTTCCCGGTCCTTCCGTCATCTCCCCTGACCAAAACAGACAAAACTTGCCTATGTGTCAGTTAACGTTGCTGAGTTGGAGGTTAATAGTCTGTTAAGTTCCACGTGGCCATTGAGTAATGGACAGGGGTCGATTTGTCCCCCTTTGGTGACCTAAAACTACGTCGTTTTAGTGGTCATTAACGTTGCTATTAGGGAATGGTAAGGGGTCGTTTTGTCCCACTCTAGAAACCAAAAACGAGGTCGTTTTTAGTCTTCACTGAAACACAATGGTTTGAAATTGATTCGACATTGCTAATCTCTCACTCTTCTCCCAACCCAAATACGAACCCTAGGAGACCATGATTGGTAATGGAGAGCGTTGTTCATCATCAAACCCACGAAGCAGAGACGATGTAGGCTGGGGCCTAAATTCTGGTGGGAGTGCTGGAGCTCCGAGGAAGAAGAAATGGGTTGCCCCAATTTGTTATTGTGGTTCTCATGCAATATTGTTCATGTCAGGGACGGTGAAGAATCCAGACAGATTATTCTTTCGCTGCCCAAAATTCAAGGTAGTTTTTGAGGGTTTagctaattttttgtttttaatttctattcCATAGATGATAACAAATGTTAAACTTTTTTGTAGACTGGAAAATGGCATTGCAACTTCTTTGCATGGCTAGATGATTATGTATCTTCATGTGGTGAGGATGGTAACATGGCTGTGTCATTTGGTGCATCAAAGCAGAAGCAGAATCGATTGGAAGGCCATGGTTATGTGTTGGATAACAAAGTTAATGAGTTGGAGGAAAGATTAATTGGTTTGGAGGATCAGTTAGATTACTACAAACTGAAAATGGGTGAAAGTAGATGTATTAGGTATGGGTTTAATTTGTTAGCATTTCTGGGTGGGGTTGTAATTGCAAGCTTGTTTAGAACAAGTGTGTAAGAATTTCATAGCTGAATTTTGTTATTTCACTAAGTTGAGTTGTGAACAACACTTTTGATGATGAATGAAGCAGGGATTATTGTGTTGAATTTGTAAAATTTGAACCATGGCCTGTGATGAATGTTAAATCTCATCCCTATATTGATAGATAATGGCATATATGTCATGACATAAATTTAACAAATATGCATCCTAGCTAAGTAGAACTAAGTATCTACAGTCAAAGAAAGATCCATGttaatatattgataattaagGAACAATATAGTTGTTGAAACAACTTAACACATAAGATGCTATACAAAATATGGGCAGCAACATGGCCCTGAGTTAGATAACCAAAATATAGGGATCTCAACCAAAAGCCCTATGCCTAAAACCAGTAGTAGTAAGTAGCAAAatatagaaatttttttgaaGCAAAACATGTGTCCTAAAGGCTTGTAGCCAAGATACAAAACAGCAACAAAAAGTACTCCAAGTTCACATCTTCTTAGGTGGCCTAAGTCCTGGACGCCTGAGCCCGGGAGTGGGTACAAATTTGAAAATCCTTGAAGCAGTTCCCAAGCTTGCAGCAGCCATTGTTTCTGCTGATATTGCACCACCTCCACTTGTTGGAGTTGTCGAAGGAGTTATTGGACCATGAGTAGGATTTGCCGAAGCATGGGACGTAAGTGCTGGACCTTGTCCTAGTTGAGATTTGAACCAGAGTGTAGGCCTTGGTGCTGGTGGGGGTGTGGGCATGAAACTTGACATGTTGGGTGTTGGTGGAGGTGGGGGCCTGATAACAAGGTTCTTTAACCTTAGGGTTGGATTGGATTGAGTTGTGAAGACTACATCAGATGACCCTTGTTGAATGTTGGTTGGATTTGTAGCATGCTGGACCTACAAAGAATTTTTGTTATAGTCCCAGATAATTTATGAAAGCAAAGGTAATTAGCTTTAAAGTATTAACAAGATAACTTTACCTCCTCTGATTGTGGTGCATTTTGTGACAAAGGAATCTCTTGAGGTGTACCTTCTGGAGCTACAGCAGttgtttttttctctccttttggtAGTTTCTTCTTATCTTTCTTAGCTTTTTCCTAACAATGATAACAACAGCACGAACAAgagttaaatacatataacaaaggCTATTCAACTAGGACAAAACTAACGAAACAACCTTATGGTTCACACCAACTCCAGCCACATTAGTGGCCTCATTGCAGTTTCCATGTCCTCCTTCCTGCTATCATATACAACAAATGAAcattaccaaatttttttttagccAACTAAACCCCCGACTAAAATAAATTGAGACAGTTAAACCCCTAACCACTTAACTTTAAAGACAAATCGATCCCTACTTAGTTCCATACCTGCAGATTGGTTGTGTTCTTAGAGACATCAGCTCTAACTGAGTTAGACTTCTTCTTCGCTCCATTTGCCCTCCTTTCTTTTTTGGTCATTGGTTTCCAGTTTGGATCCATTGCAGGATTGGTGCATGTTTTATAGTAGTGTCCTTTCTGGCCACATTTGTTACAAGTGACTTCAAATGTTTTCTTTGCCTTGTTGGGATTTATCTCAGTTTCCACTGGATCGATTCTTCTCTTTACCTTTGGTCGATGTGCTGGTCGTTTAATTGGTGGAGGCAATGGCCTTGGGGCATCAGTGGGCTCCCAATACTCCTCACTATTTACAGGCTTCATTGTGTGGGCGTAAGTAGCTCTGATTGAGTCCATTGTTAGCCACGTGTGCACAAAGTCTTCAGGGTTCACACCAATTTTGTACATCGCTGCTACTGCATGTCTACAAGGCATGCCTGAAAATAGTACTCAGTTAGATGCATATTAAGATAAAGTCACAAATATATTTTAACACTAACCATGACCATACCAGTTAACTGCCAAACGTTGCAGGTGCAGGTCCTTTGTGCAAGGTTAACCCCAACCTTGTGTCCTTGCCTATGAACCTCAAAGAGGACTCTATCACTATCACCTGCCCAAATAGCTCTCCACTTACTTGCTTTAGGCTTGATGAATTCTTCCAACCTTTTGTGCTGAACTGGGGCTAGTTTTCcagtatgattttctaatttcttcTTGTGTAGGGCCATCTTCCTCATGACATAACACCTCAGATCATCTATCATTGTTAGTATGGGTCTTCCTCTATACTCAACTATTTTCGCGTTCCACACCTCGCACATATTGTTTGTGATGTTGTCTACTTTCGGTCCATGGCTGAAATAAGCTTTTGCCCACACAGCTGGATCAAACCTTTGTAGGTATTCCCATGCTCCCTGATTGATATTTTTCAGTTTCTCCATTGAGGCTTTAAATTTCTGGATAGTTGTCTGCCTAGCACATTCCCATACAAGCTGCTTTGTCTGCTGATCCTTGAAGTGTTTGATAAAGTTCTTCCAAATGTGAAGTACACAATTCCTATGATGTGCGTTAGGCATGACCTCCTTCATTGCCAACTCCAGCCCCTGTTCTCAATACAGTCCAATCCAATTCATACTCAAAAACTGGAAGTTCTAACAACGAATCTAAGTCAATAAAAGTACATATAAATGAAAATTAAGTCAATAAATATTACCTTTTGTTGATCTGAGATAAAGTTCCACCCATGTTGCCCAACAGCTCCCAAGTCTTCAGCCAACAGAGTCAGGAACCACTTCCAAGTGTCCTTGCACTCATTCGGTACCACTGCAAAAGCCACCACATAAAAGTGGTTGTTGGCATCTTGACCCACTGCACTTAACAGTTGTCCACCATAATACCCTTTTAAAAAGCATCCGTCTAATCCAATTAAAGGCCTACACCCCTCTTTGAACCCCTTCTTACAGGCTTCCATGCATATGTACAACCGATCAAACAGAGGGAGAGATTCAGGCTGAGGAATAACCTCCATCAGTGCTGTTGAACCAGGGTTACTTCTATGTAACTCCATCAGGTAATCCCGAATTTTCCCATACTGAGCTCTCTCATTGCCTAATACAACCTCCCGTGCAGCTTTCAATGCCCTGCTAATCATCTTTGTACTAACATGGACATTGTATTCCTCAACCATGTGTTCCATAGCCTGTTTCGGCTTCATATCAGACTATGTTAGAAGCCTCTTAACCAATTTGGATGTAACCCAGGCCCTGTCAGCTAAGTTGCTTCCAAAGTCCCTTCCACAGTTATGCTCATTAAATAGAGTTTTCACTTGATAGCACCTATTGGCACTATTCCAAGAAGTCAATATCAACCACGGACAAGATTCTCCAGCACATGCAGCCCTTACTCTTTGCTTCTCATTCTTAATGTATATAACATCCTTACCTTCATAAACAAAATAGTCTTTCAGAGCTTGTTTGAATACATCCATTGTAGGAAACATCTGTCCAACCTTAAACTCCACTTCACCATACTCAGTGTCTTCATTATATGAGTCAAATGCTGTCCTCCCCTCATCATCACTAGAAATTGGACTGTTGAAGGCTTCACTTTCGTATTCATAGGGCCTTTCATAGTCACTATCATTTTCTAAATTATTTGGGTCAATGTTGGATCCATAATGTAGCCCACCATCTACAGGGTCACTACTTTGATCCTTACTTGGGCCTGCATCAGCTGCATGAGGCCCACTTTTATCCTTGCTCCCACCATTAGACTTTCCATCCTTCAAGATATGCTTTCTCCTCACACCAGAATACTTCCTTGAGGCCACCCTCTTAGCACTACTAGGGGATATGTCTTTGTCATTACCtttcttcttgttttgtgttACTACTTTTTTTGGAGTAGACTTCTTATCTGTCTTCTTCTTAAGCACTCTCTCATCAGAACTAGTGTCAGAGTCCTCCTCATAACCAGCTGGAGGTGGTTTCCATGCCTCATCCTCGGCACTTTCATATCCGTCATCACAACTTGATGAAGAATCACTCAAACCAACATTTTCACCTGCCAAGCCATCACCTACCACCTCTGGCATATCTATAGGATGGTCAAAATAAATGTAAAACTCCTCACTGTTCCTGTTCTTGAGTTTGTT is a window from the Arachis hypogaea cultivar Tifrunner chromosome 17, arahy.Tifrunner.gnm2.J5K5, whole genome shotgun sequence genome containing:
- the LOC112767273 gene encoding uncharacterized protein, with the protein product MKPKQAMEHMVEEYNVHVSTKMISRALKAAREVVLGNERAQYGKIRDYLMELHRSNPGSTALMEVIPQPESLPLFDRLYICMEACKKGFKEGCRPLIGLDGCFLKGYYGGQLLSAVGQDANNHFYVVAFAVVPNECKDTWKWFLTLLAEDLGAVGQHGWNFISDQQKGLELAMKEVMPNAHHRNCVLHIWKNFIKHFKDQQTKQLVWECARQTTIQKFKASMEKLKNINQGAWEYLQRFDPAVWAKAYFSHGPKVDNITNNMCEVWNAKIVEYRGRPILTMIDDLRCYVMRKMALHKKKLENHTGKLAPVQHKRLEEFIKPKASKWRAIWAGDSDRVLFEVHRQGHKVGVNLAQRTCTCNVWQLTGMPCRHAVAAMYKIGVNPEDFVHTWLTMDSIRATYAHTMKPVNSEEYWEPTDAPRPLPPPIKRPAHRPKVKRRIDPVETEINPNKAKKTFEVTCNKCGQKGHYYKTCTNPAMDPNWKPMTKKERRANGAKKKSNSVRADVSKNTTNLQVWN